Proteins encoded together in one Telopea speciosissima isolate NSW1024214 ecotype Mountain lineage chromosome 6, Tspe_v1, whole genome shotgun sequence window:
- the LOC122665597 gene encoding uncharacterized protein LOC122665597, translating to MKVLKGIEQKVGINDQLLHSHTQSISKLGTQIGQLAEAFNRRETGQLPSQPIGNPNNAQIGTGKEQVQSVRVLRNGKRVEIHDTPPTYEDFPSNTPQQTTPVESTPTQAEVELEALRPLIDGNRTITPSLVHSQENIKKENEQLVGEGPQPDKYTPRVPFPDALKTPSSPPFGKQGEKMEMLDLFQQVHINIPLLDAIKQVPAYAKFLKDLCTQKRKLRNQTPKTIHLTEQVSAIITDLPPNLKDPGAPLISCVIRGLSIDKALLDLRASVNILPGLVFEKFGLGELKSTEVILQLADHSMKRPRGLLEDVLVKVDDLYFPVDFLVLDMESTLAKLPPIILGRPFLAIANACINCRSGAIDISFGNKKLRPNIFNASLGPYREDECFALDMIDEAVSQYTPQILTNDPLQLVMSFGEEDFDEKAYTKEVNAMLDLKPSSGQPP from the coding sequence ATGAAGGTGCTAAAAGGTATTGAGCAAAAAGTGGGAATCAACGACCAATTATTGCACTCCCACACTCAATCTATCAGCAAGCTAGGGACCCAGATTGGTCAACTTGCTGAAGCCTTCAATAGGAGAGAGACTGGCCAACTACCAAGCCAACCTATTGGGAACCCCAATAATGCTCAAATAGGGACGGGTAAGGAACAAGTCCAGTCGGTTAGAGTATTGAGGAATGGTAAGAGGGTGGAAATACATGACACACCACCTACCTATGAGGACTTCCCCTCTAATACCCCTCAACAGACCACACCAGTAGAGTCAACCCCAACCCAGGCAGAAGTTGAATTAGAGGCACTGAGGCCTCTCATTGATGGGAATAGAACCATTACGCCTTCTTTGGTCCATTCCCAAGAAAATATTAAGAAGGAGAATGAGCAACTAGTTGGGGAGGGACCTCAACCGGATAAGTATACACCCCGAGTCCCTTTTCCTGATGCTCTCAAAACTCCATCCTCTCCCCCATTTGGGAAGCAAGGAGAGAAGATGGAGATGTTGGATTTGTTTCAACAAGTCCACATCAACATTCCATTATTGGATGCAATCAAGCAGGTTCCAGCTTACGCTAAGTTTCTGAAAGACCTATGCACTCAGAAGCGTAAGCTAAGGAACCAAACTCCCAAAACCATACACCTCACAGAACAAGTAAGTGCAATTATCACTGACCTACCCCCCAACCTGAAGGATCCTGGTGCACCACTCATCTCTTGTGTCATTAGAGGCCTCTCcattgataaagcattgttggaTCTgagggctagtgtgaatatcttACCTGGTTTGGTTTTTGAGAAGTTTGGATTAGGAGAGTTGAAGTCCACTGAAGTCATACTTCAGTTAGCTGATCATTCTATGAAAAGACCTCGTGGACTTCTAGAGGATGTTCTTGTGAAGGTAGATGATTTATACTTCCCAGTGGACTTCCTAGTCCTTGACATGGAATCTACCTTAGCtaagcttccccctatcataCTAGGGCGTCCATTTTTGGCGATCGCCAATGCTTGCATTAACTGCAGATCAGGTGCCATAGACATATCGTTTGGGAACAAGAAGCTTCggccaaacatcttcaatgcatccctaGGACCCTATAGAGAAGACGAGTGCTTTGCTTTAGATATGATTGATGAAGCTGTATCTCAGTACACTCCCCAGATCCTTACTAATGATCCTCTGCAGCTTGTGATGTCCTTTGGGGAAGAAGACTTTGATGAAAAGGCCTATACTAAAGAGGTGAACGCCATGTTAGATCTTAAACCCTCTTCTGGGCAGCCTCCCTGA